Proteins encoded within one genomic window of Halobacteroides halobius DSM 5150:
- the rnpA gene encoding ribonuclease P protein component — protein MKEDGKLRKTYQFKRVYNHGNSVADRILVLYSLANNKSQRRIGYSVSKKIGKAVTRNRVKRLFREVYRHNNSQLVSGTDIVLIARKPIVDASYHQIENSFNKLCHKAKIVKE, from the coding sequence ATGAAAGAAGATGGTAAGTTAAGAAAAACTTATCAATTTAAAAGAGTTTATAACCATGGTAATTCAGTTGCTGATCGTATATTAGTGTTATATTCTTTAGCTAATAATAAGTCACAAAGAAGGATCGGGTATTCAGTTAGTAAAAAGATAGGTAAAGCTGTTACTAGAAATAGAGTAAAACGTTTATTTAGAGAGGTTTATAGGCATAATAATAGTCAATTAGTCTCAGGAACAGATATAGTTTTAATTGCTAGAAAACCAATTGTAGATGCTTCTTATCATCAGATTGAAAATTCTTTTAATAAATTATGCCATAAAGCTAAGATAGTGAAAGAGTGA